Genomic window (Verrucomicrobiota bacterium JB022):
GATGGAAAACCGTCACGGGCTCTGCGTGCTCTTCGACGTGCGTTCGGCGGTCGGCAAAGGCTGCACGGAGCATGAAGTCGCGCTGGAGCAACTCGACGAGCTGACGATGCGCGGCTTTGAGCCTCGCACCGTCGGCGCGGACCGCGGCTACCATAACCAGCAGTTTGTGCGCGCGTGCCGCGAGCGCGAGATCGCCCCGCACGTGGCGCAGGTCAAGGGCCGCAGGACCCCGGGGCTCGACGGGCGCACCACCCGCCACCCCGGCTATCGTGTCAGCCAACGCATCCGAAAGCGCATCGAAAACCTCTTCGGTTGGATCAAAACCACCGGTGCCTTCCGCAAAACCCGCTACCGCGGCGTCGAACGCACGCACTTCCAGGCCCAACTCGTCGCCGCCGCCTGCAACCTCGTGCGCATGGCCAAACTCCTCGCCGACTCCACCAGCGATCCGCCCAGATCCACGCTGGCGGCAGGCTAACGCCGCCGCCCTCGCCCCGCGCTACCCAAATTACAAGAAAAAGCCCGAAAACCGGGCCAGAGACGCTCCAGCTGTTTCATCGCACGTTACTTGTTACTGCCTCAACCTCTGATCAAAGCGCTTTTTCAGCAGGGTGTTAAAAGCCGAAATGGTGCAAGCTGTATTTAAGAATAGGACCAGAAGACAGGGTTCAACCACCAAGCCTTATTACCCAATCCCATTGGAACCTGAAAACATCGCCTGCGGCATGTAAAAACATCCTTTGGTTCAGCAAAACACGTGAACGGTTAACATGAAGAATTCAGCATCGAAGCCATCTCCATGTGAGGCTATCCACGCGAGCCTCGGGCTCTTTAATCACGGTTTTTTCGGATTCCTTACGGCTGCTCCACTACATCAGTCGGATTCCACTAGGTAATAGCATCGCGCGGTCTGTTTTTGCATACATATTGTATCATCCGATTGCATACAAATCCCCATAACAATCGTCCTTATACCTCATAATCAACAGATTAAACTACAGCAAGCGACAGGCTACCCCTCCAGTCAAACATCACCCAGGAAGGTTCAAAAATTAGCCCCATCTAAGATATGAAAAGCACTCAAGACGTGTAATGCATCACTACAGGTCACCATCTTCCCATGCCAAAAATACAACCATCCATGCTTTAAAGCATTGCTTTTAGGTCCAATATCCATAGCTGATAAGCACGTTACAGACTGACGCTACTCCCCATGCATTGATCGAGCCAAGAATCCCCAAAATTGTCTCCATCAAAATCTGACCCAGTCAGACCACCTACTACCCTAACTATGTCTACATCAAAAAACACCCGCTGGCGCGGTCGTGTATGGCCACTGCTTGGCCAAACGATCCGCCCGTCTCTCGCCCTGTTCACGACCCTCGCCCCCTGCATCGTCTGGGCGCAACCTGCCACGACTACCGTTACCGGACGGGTTCAAGATGTGGCCACCCGCGAATACCTGAACCGAGCCCGCGTGCAGGTAGAAGGGACCAACATCAGCACGCTCACCAACAATTACGGTGAATTCCGCCTCAGCGGTGTGCCGTCGGGCAACGTAAATCTGGTGGTCAGCTCCACGGGCTTTTACCCGGAAACGGTCGCCGTCGACTCTTCCAGCCCCGAACGCCTCAATGTCAGTTTGCGCAGCATGGCTGCCACCCGGGCAGAAGAGGACGAGGTCTTTGAGCTGGAAGCCTACGAAGTACGAGGCGAAAGCGACGCCATCGCCGCCGCTTTGAATGTACAGCGTTACTCTGATACCGCGCGCACGGTGGTCGACTCCGGCGCCTTCGGCAATGTAACCGAAGGCAATATCGGTGAGTTCGTGAAATTCCTGCCCGGCATCAGTATCGACTACGTTGCGGCCGACGCTCGCACCATCGAAGTCCGCGGCCTCGGGGCCAACCTGACGCAGGTTACCGTCGACGGTAACCAGATGGCCAGCGCCTCTTCCAGCAGCTCCAACCGCCAATTTGAGCTGGAGCAAGTGTCGCTCAACAACGTAGAGCGCATCGAGGTCATCAAGGTGCCAACAGCCGAGATGCCTGCCAATACGATCGGCGGTCGAGTCAACCTCGTTTCCAAGAGCGCTTTCGAGCGTGAAGGGCGCGAAGTCAAATACAGCGTCTACCTCAGCGCCAACAGCGAAGAATTCACGCTCAAAAAGACGCCTGGCTGGGGCAACGAGGATCATTACAAGATCTGGCCCGGCCTCGATTTCCACTATTCCGACGTCTATATGGACGGGAATCTCGGCCTGATCTTCGCTTACAAGAACAACAACCAATTCAATATTCAGCAGCGCTCCAATATCCGCTGGGAGTATCCCGAATTCCGCAAGGGCGTGGCAGACCCGATCCCAGTTGTGCGCCGCTACACAGTTCAGGATGGCCCCAAATTCACCAACCGGCAATCGGGCAGTGTGAAGGGCGACTATCGCGTGAACGACAATACGGTTCTGTCGGCCAGCCTGCAGTATAACTACTACAGCTCCGAGTTTCGCAACACCAACATCACCTGGGACACCAACATCGACGAGCGGGCAGACATTACTTCAGGCACTTTGCCCACCGCCACCAGCGTAACTTCTAAGCTGGGCGGAGGCGATATCGACTACGGCGGCTCTTGGCGCGACAAGTACGGCGATACCGTCCATACCGACTTCGAGCTCAAGCACTTCGGCGACCAGTTCGAGTACAAGGTCGGCGGCTTCTACTCGCATGCAACCAACCACTACGATTCGGCCGCCTCGGGCTACGTCGAATCTGCCACGTTGAGCTACGACGTCCCCGGCTACATCACCTTGAGCGGCTATGGTGACACCAATGGGCACTACGACGCCAAGCCTCAGATCAGCGTCACCGACGCCAACGGCAATGAGCTGCCGAACCTGGGAGCAGGCAGCCTCGACAACTACTTCCTGGACGAAGTAACAGCTTTCCGCGACTTCGACAGCACGGATACCTTCATGGGCGGCAAGGCCGATGGCACGTATTTCCTCAAGGTTGGTGACGATCGATTGGCGCTGAAAAGCGGCCTGCATTGGCAGCGCCAAAACCGGGATGTTTTCGCTCCACGGACGCGCTTGCTCTATCGGAACAATACCACAGCGATTGGCGGCCAGTTTCTCAACGAAGTCTACTCGCCGGAAAGCCCGGGCTATGGCCTGCCAGCAATGGCTTGGCCTGATTTTGAGAAGATCTACGACTTCTACCTGGCCAACCGCGGAGACTTCATCGAAACCCGCGGCTCCACCGATCGATCCGGGGCCAATGCCCAAGAAACGGCCAATGGTGATTTCGAGGTCGAGGAATCCATCACCGCCGCCTATGCGATGGCCGAATATAATACGTGGCAGGAGCGCCTCACTTTGGTCGCAGGCGTTCGCTATGAATACACGGATCTTAAGGGAGACGGTCTCGCTTACGATCCAGACCGAGACACCTACGACCCGTATAAATCCGATAATTCCTACGACAACTTTTATCCCAGTGTAGCCGCCAAACTGGATGTGACAGACAATCTGGTGCTGCGTCTGGCCTATGCCCAGACCATTGGGCGCCCCAACTTCTCTGAGATCATACCGTCAACTGACGTGGATCTGGAAGAAGAGACGCTCGACCTGACTAACCCTGAGCTTGAGCCCCAGTTCGCGGATAACTTCGACCTGTCCCTCGAATACTATACGCCTTTTGGGGGCGCGCTTACGCTCGGGCTATTTCACAAGAAGATCGATCAGTACATTGGAACAGCTCCTGTCGATTCGACGCTTGAAAATCTCGAAAGGTTGGGCCTCTCCGATGCATATGAAGGTTTCACCATCAGTCAAAAGGTGAATCGGGGCGATGCCAAGATCGACGGGATCGAGCTGGGCGCTCAGCTTCCGCTTTCGGGTTTGGCCGACTTGCCTGGCTGGGCTCAAGGTTTCACCGTCTTCGCCAACGGCACGTTCCTCAAAACGAAGGGCAACTTTGGCTCGGACCGCGAATACGATGACCTGGAGGGCTTCATCAAGCGGACTTATAACTTCGGCGTGACCTACGAGATGCACCCTGTCACGGTGCGGGTGAAATATAACCACCGTGGGAAGGAACTCCTGAACCGGATCTCGGAAATCAACGACGACGGCACCGGCTACAACCTGTTCCAGTACTACGACCCATTTGAGCACGTTGACGTAGACCTTGAATACGCCGCCTCGCGTCACGCCACGATCTTCTTCAGCGCGCGCAATATCTTCGGCGACCCGCAAGACCGGGTAAACGAGCTGGAAGATTATGGCCTGAAGATGCTGGAACGCCGCGAGGAGTTCGGGGTGCAGATGACGCTGGGCATCAAGGGCACCTTCTAAGCCTTCCATCATTACCGAGCGGCATTCTCCCATCGAATGCCGCTCTTTTGTCCGGCTCCTTGAGGGCATGCTTTCAAGGAGCGCCCGCCGTCGCTGCCGCGCCCAAACGACAAGGATTCAGCGAAAAAGGACGTATGAATGTATCTGCACGCATGGATACGATCGACAAGGAAGTCTCGGATTCCCCTTGACGCTCGCAGAAGAGGCTCGTTTTAACCAGATACACCCCCTCTTGAGCGCAATCCGCTCGAGGGTCTGCCTGTTCGACCTCGATTTACAGAGCATTTACCAAGGTATACATGAGCTATAAGCTGTTTATCCCCGGTCCTATCGAAGTATCGGCCAAAACCTACCAGGCCATGACGACCCCGGTCGTCGGGCACCGCAGCGCCGACTTCGTCGCCCTCTACCAAGCCGTGCAGCCCAGCTTGCAGAAGCTGTTCTACACCCAGGATCCGGTTTACCTCTCCACCAGCAGTGCCTGGGGCGTCATGGAAGGCTCCCTGCGCAACCTGTGCCGCAAGAAGGTGCTGAACTGCTGCAGTGGCGCATTTTCCGACAAGTGGTTTGACGTAGCCCAGCGCTGCGGCAAGCAAGCCAAGGCCTTGCAATACGAATGGGGCACGCCGCTCGACCCGGAAGATATCCGCAAGGAGCTTTCGACCGGCGAATACGACGTCATCACCATCATTCACAACGAGACCTCGACCGGCACCATGAACCCGCTGAAGGAGATCATGGAAGTCCTTCGCGAGTTCCCGGAAGTGATGAGCGTGGTCGACACCGTCAGCTCGTTCTCCGTGCTTCCGATCCTCAAGGACGAATGGGGCATCGACGTGATGCTGACCGGCTCGCAAAAGGCCCTCGCCCTGCCCCCCGGCCTCGCCCTTCTCAGCGTGAGCGAGCGTGCGCTGAAGCGTTGCCAGGAGCTGCCCGACCGTGGCTACTACTTCGACTTCGAAGAATTCCACAAGAACCACGAGAAGGGCATGACGCCCTCCACTCCGGTGATCCCGCTGATCTACGCCCTGCGCAGCAAGCTGGAAGACATCGAAGCTGAAGGCGTCGAGAACCGCTACGCCCGCCACGAAAAGCTCAACCAGATGGTCCGCGCCTGGGTGGAGCGCCACGGCCTGTCCCTCTTGCCGCCCGCAGAGTTTGGCTCCAAGAGCCTCAACTGCGTGAAGAACGACAAGGGCTGGGACCTTTCGCAGCTCAACAAGCTGCTCAAGCAAAAGCACAATTGCGTGATCGACGGCGGCTACGGCAAGCTGAAGGGCAAGACCTTCCGCATCTCCAACATGGGCGATGAAACGGAAGCCACGATCCAGAAGCTGCTGCAAGACCTCGATTCCGTCGTGGCTCAGCTCGGGTAATTCCCACTCATAGAATCTATAGTTTGTCCTTCCATAGCGAAGCGCGTCCGCCACGGGACGCGCTTCATCCTTGTTTTATCATGAAGAAATTGGTCATAGCCGAGAAGCCAAGTGTCGCACAAGACATCGCCCGCGCATTGGGTGGATGCAAGAAGGTAGACGATCACTTTGAAGGAGATGAATACGTGATCGCCGCTGCCGCCGGGCACTTGGTGGAGCTCTTCATGCCCGAAGACATCGACAAGAAGCGCTATGGCTTCTGGCGCCTCAGCGAGCTGCCCATCATCCCGGGCGACTTCCAGCTCAAGCCCATCGAGGAGAAGCGCAGCAAGGATCGCCTCAAGTATCTGGAGAAGCTGATCAAGCGCAAGGACGTCACCGAGATCTACAACGCGTGTGACGCCGGGCGCGAGGGGGAGCTGATCTTCACCTACATCTATCAGGTCTCGAACTGCAAGAAGCCATTCCGCCGCGTCTGGATGCAGTCCATGACCAAGGACTCCATCCGTGAGGCCTTCAACCACCTCCGCAGCGCCGAGCAGATGCAGGGCCTGCAGGATGCCGCCCGCAGCCGCTCCGAAGCCGACTGGCTGATCGGCATCAACGGCACCCGCGCCATCACCAAGCGCATGTTTGGCCGCGCCCGTCAGGTCGCAACCGTCGGCCGCGTGCAGACCCCCACCCTTTCCATCGTGCTCCAGCGCGAGCTCGAGATCCGCGCCTTCAAACCGCGCACCTACTGGCGCATCCTCGGCCAGTTCAACGTGACCGAGGGCGATTACCAGGGCTACTTCCAGAAGGCCGAAACCGTGCGCAAGGACGATACGCACGACAAGGCCGACCGTCTCTGGAAAAAGGAAGAAGCCGAAGCCGTCGTGGCCGACCTCGCCAAGGCCGCCTGGGCCACCGCCGAAGACACCCGCAAGCGCACCCGCCAAAGCGCGCCCCGTCTGTTCGACCTCACGGCCCTGCAGCGCGAAGCCAACGGACGCTTCGGTTATTCGGCGAACCACACGCTCCAGATCGCCCAGGCGCTCTACGAAAAGCACAAGGTGCTGACCTACCCGCGCACCAGCTCGCGCGCACTGCCGGAAGACTACATTCCCACGGTCAAGCAAACCCTCGGCAGCCTGACAGAAATCTACGGCGATATCGCCGAGCGCGTGCTGAAGAACAACTGGGTGAAGCCCAACAAGAAGATCTTCAACAACGCACAGGTCACAGACCACTTTGCCATCATCCCGACCGGTCAAAAGCCCGGGAAGCTGCGCGACGACGAGCAAAAGATCTTCGACTTCGTGGCCCGCCGCTTCATGGCCATTTTCTATCCGCCGGCCGAGTTCGACGAAACCGAGCGCACGACGACCATTGCCGGTCACAACTTCCGGACCAACGGCAAGGTGCTCGTGGTGCCGGGTTACCTTGAAGTCTATGGCAAGGCCCAGCTCGATCGCTCGCTGCCCGCGCTGACCGACCCCGACAAAAACCCGTCGTGGCTGGCCGAGCGCCTGCAAAAGACGGGAGGCGCCGCCCCCAAGGACCAGAAGGCCT
Coding sequences:
- a CDS encoding alanine--glyoxylate aminotransferase family protein; this encodes MSYKLFIPGPIEVSAKTYQAMTTPVVGHRSADFVALYQAVQPSLQKLFYTQDPVYLSTSSAWGVMEGSLRNLCRKKVLNCCSGAFSDKWFDVAQRCGKQAKALQYEWGTPLDPEDIRKELSTGEYDVITIIHNETSTGTMNPLKEIMEVLREFPEVMSVVDTVSSFSVLPILKDEWGIDVMLTGSQKALALPPGLALLSVSERALKRCQELPDRGYYFDFEEFHKNHEKGMTPSTPVIPLIYALRSKLEDIEAEGVENRYARHEKLNQMVRAWVERHGLSLLPPAEFGSKSLNCVKNDKGWDLSQLNKLLKQKHNCVIDGGYGKLKGKTFRISNMGDETEATIQKLLQDLDSVVAQLG
- a CDS encoding DNA topoisomerase 3, whose translation is MKKLVIAEKPSVAQDIARALGGCKKVDDHFEGDEYVIAAAAGHLVELFMPEDIDKKRYGFWRLSELPIIPGDFQLKPIEEKRSKDRLKYLEKLIKRKDVTEIYNACDAGREGELIFTYIYQVSNCKKPFRRVWMQSMTKDSIREAFNHLRSAEQMQGLQDAARSRSEADWLIGINGTRAITKRMFGRARQVATVGRVQTPTLSIVLQRELEIRAFKPRTYWRILGQFNVTEGDYQGYFQKAETVRKDDTHDKADRLWKKEEAEAVVADLAKAAWATAEDTRKRTRQSAPRLFDLTALQREANGRFGYSANHTLQIAQALYEKHKVLTYPRTSSRALPEDYIPTVKQTLGSLTEIYGDIAERVLKNNWVKPNKKIFNNAQVTDHFAIIPTGQKPGKLRDDEQKIFDFVARRFMAIFYPPAEFDETERTTTIAGHNFRTNGKVLVVPGYLEVYGKAQLDRSLPALTDPDKNPSWLAERLQKTGGAAPKDQKAYLARPDGFDQEEDETKPPARFTEATLLAAMEGAGKLVDDEELAEAMKEKGLGTPATRASIIEHLLREKYLEREGKNLLPTVKAENLFDFLGAIKADALTQPSLTGEWEFKLLEMEKGQLSRGEFMQGIVSLTEAIVNRTRDFEEEDAGTKETKIVSPTDQKTMVETLRFYKSQDDVLQVPKTIGNRKMTEEEVQTLVNERVVGPLDGFRSKAGKPYSAMLRLDAMNKVTFDFGNGPNQDGEDGESLNLEELNVVGIFQKTGAKVYETPNAYACENSIAGEEKNAFRMSRTLLGKAIPPEEIAKLLKDGKTGLIQGLRSNRTKRLFDAFLVLKDGGGIGFEFPPRPPKKTAAKKAAKKASRNASEQEGQ
- a CDS encoding TonB-dependent receptor, encoding MSTSKNTRWRGRVWPLLGQTIRPSLALFTTLAPCIVWAQPATTTVTGRVQDVATREYLNRARVQVEGTNISTLTNNYGEFRLSGVPSGNVNLVVSSTGFYPETVAVDSSSPERLNVSLRSMAATRAEEDEVFELEAYEVRGESDAIAAALNVQRYSDTARTVVDSGAFGNVTEGNIGEFVKFLPGISIDYVAADARTIEVRGLGANLTQVTVDGNQMASASSSSSNRQFELEQVSLNNVERIEVIKVPTAEMPANTIGGRVNLVSKSAFEREGREVKYSVYLSANSEEFTLKKTPGWGNEDHYKIWPGLDFHYSDVYMDGNLGLIFAYKNNNQFNIQQRSNIRWEYPEFRKGVADPIPVVRRYTVQDGPKFTNRQSGSVKGDYRVNDNTVLSASLQYNYYSSEFRNTNITWDTNIDERADITSGTLPTATSVTSKLGGGDIDYGGSWRDKYGDTVHTDFELKHFGDQFEYKVGGFYSHATNHYDSAASGYVESATLSYDVPGYITLSGYGDTNGHYDAKPQISVTDANGNELPNLGAGSLDNYFLDEVTAFRDFDSTDTFMGGKADGTYFLKVGDDRLALKSGLHWQRQNRDVFAPRTRLLYRNNTTAIGGQFLNEVYSPESPGYGLPAMAWPDFEKIYDFYLANRGDFIETRGSTDRSGANAQETANGDFEVEESITAAYAMAEYNTWQERLTLVAGVRYEYTDLKGDGLAYDPDRDTYDPYKSDNSYDNFYPSVAAKLDVTDNLVLRLAYAQTIGRPNFSEIIPSTDVDLEEETLDLTNPELEPQFADNFDLSLEYYTPFGGALTLGLFHKKIDQYIGTAPVDSTLENLERLGLSDAYEGFTISQKVNRGDAKIDGIELGAQLPLSGLADLPGWAQGFTVFANGTFLKTKGNFGSDREYDDLEGFIKRTYNFGVTYEMHPVTVRVKYNHRGKELLNRISEINDDGTGYNLFQYYDPFEHVDVDLEYAASRHATIFFSARNIFGDPQDRVNELEDYGLKMLERREEFGVQMTLGIKGTF